From a single Anoplolepis gracilipes chromosome 3, ASM4749672v1, whole genome shotgun sequence genomic region:
- the LOC140663918 gene encoding gustatory receptor for sugar taste 43a-like — protein sequence MFPIYHISKLSGVFSIRFIRQVSGRYQGRLSIIDSVYSLSLLMCLISAQIWGIWCDLRNGWEYSKRLNFQNMAVATTTYIVGVMSLTAASIISSILRWQQVLTVIDILIDCDEKLGIFSPKKLQWCTILLTLCTLFYSIILSCLDEYAWDYKVKQNKKLDIKDTLNYFPVYVMYIVIIMMEVQYTMIVYNVGQRFSRVNKSIENIIKSGKITNQFREDIKIAGDLQDQGLITYIRQEMMGNTRMFRKSKIMDSTITNDGKNFTDSISQIVTVHASLCDTISLINSAYGVVVLAIIITCLINLIITPYFLIMETDGRLETLFLVVQILWCIFHIWRLLMVVQPAYATTMQGKKTAILVNQLLSASHERKEVKQLEIFLLQLLHRPLEFSACGFFTLDRTLLTSSQRIS from the exons ATGTTCCCGATCTATCACATCAGCAAACTGTCCGGTGTATTTTCAATAAGATTTATCCGACAGGTGTCTGGCAGATACCAAGGCCGATTGAGTATCATCGATAGCGTTTACAG TTTGTCCCTATTAATGTGCCTGATAAGCGCCCAGATTTGGGGTATCTGGTGCGATCTCAGAAATGGATGGGAGTATAGCAAGCGGCTCAATTTTCAGAACATGGCAGTTGCCACCACAACTTATATAGTGGGCGTGATGAGTCTCACGGCTGCTTCCATCATCAGTTCAATTTTGCGCTGGCAACAAGTGCTGACTGTTATCGATATATTAATCGAT TGCGACGAGAAGCTGGGAATTTTCTCGCCGAAGAAGTTGCAATGGTGCACCATCCTACTGACATTGTGCACTCTTTTTTATTCCATCATTCTATCATGTCTCGATGAATACGCATGGGATTATAAAGTGAAGCAAAATAAGAAGCTGGATATTAAGGACACGCTTAATTATTTTCCCGTATACGTTATGTACatagtaattattatgatGGAGGTCCAGTATACTATGATCGTTTACAATGTGGGTCAGCGGTTCTCTAGGGTCAACAAAAGTATCGAAAATATCATCAAAAGCGGCAAGATTACGAATCAGTTCAGAGAGGATATTAAAATAG CTGGTGACCTTCAAGATCAAGGACTCATTACGTATATTCGGCAAGAAATGATGGGAAATACTCGAATGTTTCGTAAATCGAAGATCATGGATTCCACTATTACAAATG ATGGCAAAAATTTTACGGATAGCATTTCTCAAATTGTGACAGTACATGCGTCACTGTGTGACACGATATCGCTTATAAATAGCGCTTACGGCGTCGTTGTACTCGCAATTATAATTACCtgcttaataaatttaatcattacaCCGTACTTTTTGATAATGGAGACTGATGGAAGGCTCGAAACGTTATTTCTCGTGGTGCAAATACTGTGGTGCATCTTCCACATTTGGAGGCTGCTCATGGTAGTGCAGCCCGCATATGCCACTACAATGCAG GGAAAGAAGACAGCGATTTTAGTAAACCAATTGCTGTCCGCGAGTCACGAAAGAAAAGAAGTCAAACAACTAGAAATCTTTTTGCTTCAGCTTCTACACCGCCCTTTAGAGTTTTCAGCGTGCGGATTTTTTACTCTGGATCGTACTCTCTTGACCTCg TCACAACGTATCTCGTAA